From Pirellulales bacterium, a single genomic window includes:
- a CDS encoding GntR family transcriptional regulator, protein MPRRELTVQIHIAPNDGLPIYLQIVNQIKYLVASGRLNPGDELPPIRVLAERLIINPNTVARAYRELELAGIVEKRRTAGTYISDQGSPLARRERIKILTQRIDALLAEARQMDVSFEDLIKLVEQRSAALPVRSAANAE, encoded by the coding sequence TTGCCGCGGCGAGAACTGACCGTGCAAATTCACATCGCTCCCAACGACGGCCTGCCGATCTATTTGCAGATCGTCAATCAGATCAAATACCTGGTCGCCTCCGGCCGGTTGAATCCGGGGGATGAATTGCCGCCGATTCGCGTTTTGGCGGAGCGGCTAATCATCAATCCGAACACGGTAGCCCGAGCCTATCGCGAACTCGAATTGGCCGGGATCGTCGAGAAGCGGCGCACGGCCGGGACCTACATCTCCGATCAGGGTTCGCCGCTGGCCCGCCGCGAGCGGATCAAAATCCTCACGCAGCGGATCGATGCCCTGCTGGCCGAAGCGCGGCAGATGGACGTTTCGTTCGAAGATCTCATCAAGCTCGTCGAGCAGCGGAGCGCGGCGCTGCCGGTGCGGAGTGCTGCCAATGCGGAATGA
- a CDS encoding ABC transporter ATP-binding protein — translation MLAPYDSTAPSIVEIRHVIRRFGDQTALDDVSLTIPRGGVFGLIGGNGAGKTTLIKHLLGLLKPQFGAVRVFGLDPVENPVGTLGRIGYLSEDRDLPNWMRVGELMRYTQAFFPNWDEAYAEELRRAFDLDAAAKIKNLSRGQRARAGLLVALAHRPDLLVLDEPSSGLDPVVRRDILGAIIRTIADEGRTVLFSSHLLDEVERVADRVAIIHKGRIVLTAAMDEIKETHRRLTLRFGQSVERPPSLVGMLSCTGEGVEWTYTCSGESDQLRRAAEAIGATVVSDSALSLDEIFVTRIAPQPN, via the coding sequence ATGCTCGCTCCATACGATTCAACGGCCCCGTCGATCGTCGAGATTCGCCATGTGATCCGGCGGTTTGGCGACCAAACTGCGCTCGACGATGTTTCGCTCACGATCCCGCGCGGCGGAGTGTTCGGCCTGATCGGCGGCAACGGCGCCGGGAAGACGACACTGATCAAGCATCTTCTCGGCTTGCTCAAGCCGCAGTTCGGCGCGGTCCGCGTGTTCGGACTCGATCCGGTCGAGAACCCGGTCGGCACGCTCGGCCGCATCGGCTACCTCTCGGAAGACCGCGATCTGCCGAACTGGATGCGCGTCGGCGAATTGATGCGCTACACGCAGGCCTTCTTCCCGAATTGGGATGAAGCCTACGCCGAGGAATTGCGGCGGGCCTTCGACCTCGACGCCGCCGCGAAAATCAAGAACCTCTCGCGCGGGCAGCGGGCGCGAGCCGGATTGCTCGTGGCGCTCGCCCATCGTCCTGACCTGCTCGTCTTGGATGAACCCTCGTCGGGGCTCGATCCGGTCGTGCGCCGCGACATCCTGGGGGCCATCATCCGCACGATCGCCGACGAGGGGCGGACGGTCTTATTCTCGTCACATTTGCTGGATGAGGTAGAGCGGGTGGCCGATCGCGTGGCGATCATCCACAAGGGACGGATCGTGCTCACCGCGGCGATGGATGAAATCAAAGAGACGCACCGGCGGCTGACATTGCGGTTCGGCCAATCGGTCGAACGCCCGCCGTCGCTCGTGGGAATGCTCTCCTGCACGGGCGAGGGAGTCGAGTGGACTTACACATGCAGCGGCGAGAGCGACCAATTGCGGCGGGCGGCCGAGGCGATCGGAGCCACCGTGGTCAGCGACTCGGCCCTGTCGCTCGATGAGATTTTTGTCACCCGCATCGCGCCCCAGCCCAACTAA
- a CDS encoding saccharopine dehydrogenase NADP-binding domain-containing protein: MIYGANGYTGELIAREAVRRGMQPILAGRSSEAIGRLAAELNCPSRSFALGSAAATAAHLAGVRVVLNCAGPFSATAGPMIETCLTAKVNYLDITGEIDVIEAAARLHERAVAAGIAIIPAVGFDVVPSDCLAAMLAAALPSATHLQLAFTGGPISRGTAKTLLDVLPHGGRVRIDGQIRRVPIAWKTLEVPFPKRKRSAVTVPWGDVASAFHSTGIPNIEVYVAMPLPEIRRMRRMKWLLPLLRFGPFRWILQRVIESRITSPSAAQREGQQASLWGRASDAAGRSVEATLVVHSGYKLTALTALASADRVLAGNVPLGFSTPSRAFGKEFILSIAGTELKRSDRLTK; the protein is encoded by the coding sequence TTGATTTATGGCGCGAATGGCTACACCGGCGAGTTGATCGCGCGGGAGGCGGTGCGGCGCGGGATGCAGCCGATTCTCGCAGGTCGCAGTTCAGAGGCGATCGGCCGCCTCGCCGCCGAGTTGAATTGCCCGAGCCGATCATTCGCGCTAGGGTCCGCCGCGGCGACTGCAGCGCATCTGGCCGGAGTCCGCGTGGTGCTGAATTGCGCCGGGCCGTTTTCGGCCACCGCCGGGCCGATGATCGAGACTTGTCTGACCGCCAAGGTCAATTACTTGGACATCACCGGCGAGATCGATGTCATTGAAGCAGCGGCCCGGTTGCACGAGCGGGCTGTCGCGGCCGGGATCGCGATCATCCCGGCCGTCGGTTTCGACGTTGTGCCGAGCGACTGCCTGGCGGCTATGCTCGCGGCGGCTCTTCCCTCGGCCACGCACCTGCAACTGGCCTTCACCGGTGGGCCGATCAGCCGCGGCACGGCGAAGACCCTGCTGGACGTGCTTCCGCACGGTGGCCGAGTGCGCATCGATGGCCAGATTCGCCGCGTGCCCATTGCGTGGAAGACTCTTGAAGTGCCGTTTCCGAAGCGAAAGCGTTCCGCGGTCACAGTCCCCTGGGGAGACGTGGCCAGCGCATTTCATTCGACCGGCATCCCGAACATCGAGGTCTATGTGGCGATGCCACTGCCAGAGATTCGCCGAATGCGGCGGATGAAGTGGCTCCTGCCGCTATTGAGGTTTGGTCCGTTTCGTTGGATCTTGCAACGCGTAATTGAGTCGCGAATCACCAGTCCGTCGGCTGCCCAGCGCGAGGGGCAACAAGCGTCGCTGTGGGGTCGAGCCAGCGATGCGGCCGGCAGATCGGTCGAGGCAACGCTCGTCGTTCACAGCGGCTACAAGTTGACCGCGCTTACCGCGCTGGCCAGCGCCGATCGCGTTCTCGCGGGCAATGTTCCCCTCGGATTCTCGACGCCATCGCGTGCTTTTGGGAAAGAGTTCATCCTGTCGATTGCCGGAACAGAATTGAAAAGGAGCGATCGACTCACCAAGTGA
- a CDS encoding Rieske (2Fe-2S) protein — protein MSAQQPATDRLIFVADLAELRERKVVVVQGPDRPIAVFAHGDTVSAVDNRCPHLGFPLHRGTVEDGILTCHWHHARFDLASGCTFDLWADDVQRYEVVVRGGRVFVDVGGARLDPRSHYERRLREGLEQDIDLIQSKSVIGLLEMGVEPSAIVRETALFGVANRDDWASGLTSLTALANLAHHLDRHTAFLAICQGARRVASDCDGQPPRRERRPLETADLEFATLKRWFRYWTLVRHRDGAERTLLTAIRNGASPADLADMLFAAATDRFYADSGHVLDFANKTFELLDLIGWEHAEAVLPAIVPQLVSARGGEEQNAWRHPQDLVPVLRGVEQQLSELVERGRGKSWDDVLGLSSALWDDDPLKIIEALKQAIVGGARPEQLSQALAHAAALRIARFGTANEFGDWITALHSFSFAHALDCVLRRAPSLEILRGVFHGAISVYLDRFLNIPPAPMPGERRPLDDEPSGADELRQRFLDLLDERHEVESAARVVARYLHLGHPVGPLIDTFTLAAVREDADFHSFQVLEAAVRQYERWPNGSERDHFLIAAARFLAAHSPTQRTQLQTAEVALRLHRGDGLYEADYE, from the coding sequence ATGTCCGCCCAACAGCCAGCCACTGACCGCTTGATCTTTGTGGCCGATCTAGCGGAACTACGAGAGCGGAAGGTTGTGGTCGTGCAGGGGCCTGACCGCCCGATTGCCGTCTTTGCGCATGGAGACACAGTTTCGGCCGTGGACAACCGCTGCCCGCATCTTGGCTTTCCGCTGCACCGCGGGACGGTGGAGGACGGCATTCTCACTTGCCATTGGCATCATGCCCGGTTCGATCTGGCGAGCGGCTGCACGTTTGATCTCTGGGCCGACGACGTGCAGCGATACGAGGTCGTGGTTCGCGGCGGGCGGGTCTTCGTCGATGTCGGCGGGGCGCGTCTCGATCCCCGCAGCCATTACGAGCGCCGCCTCCGCGAAGGGCTGGAACAGGACATTGACCTCATTCAATCCAAATCGGTCATCGGGCTACTGGAAATGGGAGTCGAGCCGAGCGCGATCGTCCGCGAGACGGCGCTCTTCGGCGTGGCCAACCGCGATGATTGGGCCTCGGGGCTCACTTCGCTCACGGCCCTGGCGAACCTCGCGCACCATCTCGACCGACACACGGCCTTCCTGGCGATCTGTCAGGGCGCGCGCCGCGTTGCTTCCGATTGCGATGGCCAGCCGCCGCGCCGCGAGCGCCGGCCGCTCGAAACGGCCGACCTCGAATTCGCAACGCTCAAGCGCTGGTTCCGCTATTGGACGCTGGTGCGCCATCGCGACGGCGCGGAGCGCACGCTGCTCACGGCGATCCGCAACGGCGCCTCGCCGGCCGATCTGGCCGATATGCTCTTCGCCGCAGCCACCGACCGCTTTTACGCCGACAGCGGCCACGTGCTCGATTTCGCCAACAAGACGTTTGAGCTGCTGGACCTGATCGGCTGGGAGCATGCCGAGGCCGTGCTGCCGGCGATCGTGCCGCAATTGGTCTCGGCCCGCGGCGGCGAAGAGCAGAACGCCTGGCGGCATCCGCAAGACCTCGTGCCGGTGCTGCGCGGCGTCGAGCAGCAACTTTCAGAATTGGTCGAGCGCGGCCGCGGCAAATCGTGGGACGACGTGCTCGGCCTGTCGAGCGCGCTCTGGGATGACGATCCGCTGAAGATCATCGAAGCTCTCAAGCAGGCGATTGTTGGCGGTGCTCGCCCGGAGCAGCTTTCGCAGGCCTTGGCCCATGCCGCGGCGTTGCGGATTGCGCGGTTCGGCACAGCCAATGAATTCGGCGATTGGATCACGGCGCTGCACAGCTTCAGCTTTGCCCACGCGCTCGATTGCGTGCTCCGCCGCGCGCCGTCGCTGGAAATCCTGCGCGGCGTGTTTCACGGGGCGATCTCCGTCTATCTCGACCGATTTCTGAACATCCCGCCGGCGCCCATGCCCGGAGAGCGGCGGCCGCTGGACGACGAGCCGAGCGGCGCCGACGAGCTGCGGCAGCGTTTCCTTGATCTGCTCGACGAGCGGCACGAAGTGGAGAGTGCCGCGCGAGTGGTTGCTCGCTATCTGCACCTCGGCCATCCGGTTGGGCCGCTCATCGACACGTTCACTCTCGCCGCCGTGCGCGAGGATGCTGATTTTCACAGTTTCCAAGTGCTCGAGGCCGCCGTCCGGCAGTACGAGCGCTGGCCGAACGGCTCCGAGCGCGACCACTTTCTGATCGCGGCCGCCCGTTTCCTGGCCGCCCATTCGCCGACCCAACGCACGCAATTGCAAACGGCGGAGGTCGCACTGCGGCTGCATCGCGGCGACGGACTCTACGAGGCGGATTACGAGTAG